One Paenibacillus crassostreae DNA segment encodes these proteins:
- the narH gene encoding nitrate reductase subunit beta: MRIKAQVAMVMNLDKCIGCHTCSVTCKNTWTNRPGAEYMWYNNVETRPGPGYPKEWEDTHKYKGGWVLRNGKLTLRAGGPITKLANLFYNPDMAQLDDFYEPWTYDYEHLFDSPKKKNLPVARPKSMITGEFIDKPTWGPNWDDDLAGGSETVPLDPNIKNLHEHIAMEYEKTFMMYLPRICEHCLNPSCVASCPSGALYKRDEDGIVLVDQDACRGWRFCMNGCPYHKVYYNWNTHKAEKCNFCYPRTEAGLATICSETCVGRIRYIGVVLYDADKVKSAASVEDPKDLYESQLSVFQDPFDPKVIEAARQAGITDPWIEAAQQSPVYKLAMKWKVALPLHPEYRTLPMVWYVPPLSPIMNHIEEDGLQTDNYIPAVDQMRIPMDYLASLLSAGDTQVIRQVLLKMTSMRVHMRQKSVGGMDELKYSKLLEESGMSVEDIEDMARLFAVAKYSERFVIPTGRREMDDNLHYKQGACSIEDIAPPEGLVSYPFKKGV; this comes from the coding sequence TTGAGGATTAAAGCACAAGTCGCAATGGTGATGAACCTAGACAAATGTATAGGTTGTCATACTTGCTCTGTCACCTGTAAGAATACTTGGACCAATAGACCCGGCGCAGAATATATGTGGTACAACAATGTGGAGACACGTCCTGGACCTGGTTACCCTAAAGAATGGGAAGATACTCATAAGTATAAAGGGGGATGGGTGCTGCGTAATGGCAAACTAACCCTTCGCGCAGGGGGACCAATTACCAAGCTAGCGAATCTCTTTTACAATCCTGATATGGCTCAATTAGATGATTTCTACGAACCGTGGACTTATGATTACGAACATTTATTTGATAGTCCGAAGAAGAAGAACCTTCCTGTGGCTCGTCCTAAATCAATGATTACGGGAGAATTTATTGATAAACCGACATGGGGTCCTAACTGGGACGATGACTTAGCAGGCGGTAGCGAAACTGTACCACTTGACCCTAATATTAAGAATCTTCATGAACATATCGCGATGGAATATGAGAAGACGTTCATGATGTACTTGCCACGAATTTGTGAGCATTGCTTGAATCCGTCTTGTGTCGCCTCATGTCCATCAGGAGCACTCTATAAGCGTGATGAGGATGGCATTGTTCTCGTAGATCAAGATGCTTGTCGTGGTTGGCGTTTCTGTATGAATGGTTGTCCTTATCATAAAGTGTATTATAACTGGAACACACATAAAGCTGAGAAATGTAATTTCTGTTATCCGCGGACGGAAGCGGGTCTAGCAACCATATGTTCTGAGACCTGTGTAGGTCGTATTCGCTATATCGGTGTCGTTCTCTATGATGCGGATAAAGTGAAGAGTGCAGCCTCTGTGGAAGATCCCAAGGATTTATATGAATCTCAGCTATCTGTATTCCAGGATCCCTTTGATCCCAAAGTAATCGAAGCTGCAAGACAAGCGGGTATCACCGATCCCTGGATTGAAGCAGCACAACAATCACCTGTATACAAATTAGCTATGAAATGGAAAGTTGCACTGCCGCTACATCCCGAGTATCGGACACTTCCGATGGTGTGGTATGTACCACCGCTAAGCCCTATTATGAATCATATAGAAGAAGATGGACTTCAAACTGACAATTATATTCCGGCAGTTGATCAAATGCGCATTCCTATGGATTATCTAGCATCATTGTTATCAGCTGGAGATACCCAAGTTATCCGTCAAGTATTGTTGAAAATGACGTCTATGCGTGTTCATATGCGGCAAAAGTCAGTTGGGGGAATGGATGAACTTAAGTATAGCAAGTTACTAGAAGAATCCGGTATGAGTGTGGAAGATATTGAAGATATGGCCCGTTTGTTTGCTGTTGCTAAATATAGTGAACGGTTCGTTATTCCGACTGGAAGAAGAGAAATGGATGACAATCTTCATTATAAGCAGGGTGCTTGTAGCATCGAGGACATTGCACCACCTGAAGGGTTGGTCTCATATCCATTTAAGAAAGGGGTGTAA
- a CDS encoding iron-sulfur cluster biosynthesis family protein gives MELHISSLAKERLKKSLGDQPGYFKLFYDTEGCGCNGIIVILIVDQPEQFDVEIDSNLFPFLVDPKQQHNLDESMKLDAEENYPAYKLSSDSNSFGSNIRVRDIRGSKTTTDESSSCLLS, from the coding sequence ATGGAACTTCATATTAGTTCTTTGGCAAAGGAAAGATTAAAGAAGAGTCTTGGAGATCAACCTGGTTACTTTAAACTATTTTATGATACTGAAGGTTGTGGTTGTAATGGTATTATTGTGATATTAATCGTCGATCAACCAGAACAGTTCGATGTTGAAATAGATAGTAATCTGTTCCCATTCCTCGTGGATCCTAAGCAACAACATAACCTCGATGAATCCATGAAACTTGATGCTGAGGAGAACTATCCTGCATATAAATTAAGTAGTGATTCCAATAGTTTTGGAAGTAATATACGTGTTAGGGACATTCGCGGTAGCAAGACAACGACAGATGAATCTAGCAGTTGTCTCTTAAGCTAA
- a CDS encoding NarK/NasA family nitrate transporter, with amino-acid sequence MIRKIQLTLQTGSLIASFMCWVLISSLMTYIQTDIPLTPNQSTWATAIPVILGSILRIPVGFLTNRLGARMLFVISFVALLVPIWYLSISDSFLDLMISGFFLGIGGATFSIGVTSLPKYYPEEKHGTINGIYGVGNMGTAFTTFGAPILANTMGWRAAIYCYLVLVAVFAILNFWLGDKQETKVNKSIKEQFSKVSHNEKLWFLSLFYFITFGSFVAFTVYLPNFFVNQFDLDKVDAGLRTAGFIVLATLLRPVGGILSDKLNPFMVLMFVFGGLTLSGILLSFNLSMVLFTIGCLAVAVFSGIGNGAVFKLVPQYFSKQSGIVNGIVAAAGGLGGFFPPLMLTSLYGLTGHYSIGFMALSEAALASLVIVFWMFFQAKIQLSNDIIESTADAVMVTNDKSIIISVNHAFTQITGYSQAEVLGKTANILSSGQHDHTFYESFWKQLLEKGHWQGEIINKHADGHLFQEWLTVSVIKDDQDMVKNYVAIFSDISKKKE; translated from the coding sequence TTGATTCGCAAAATTCAATTAACCTTACAGACGGGTAGCTTAATAGCCTCATTCATGTGCTGGGTACTGATATCTTCATTAATGACATATATACAAACAGATATACCACTAACCCCTAATCAATCCACATGGGCTACCGCTATTCCGGTTATTTTGGGTTCAATTTTGCGTATTCCGGTAGGCTTTTTAACGAATCGATTAGGTGCTCGAATGTTATTTGTTATTAGTTTTGTAGCTCTCTTAGTACCGATTTGGTATCTTTCGATTTCTGACTCATTTTTAGATTTGATGATTAGTGGCTTCTTTTTGGGAATTGGAGGAGCGACATTCTCTATTGGTGTTACTTCCCTTCCAAAGTATTATCCTGAAGAGAAACATGGAACGATTAACGGTATTTATGGCGTAGGTAATATGGGTACAGCGTTTACTACATTCGGTGCTCCAATTCTAGCGAATACAATGGGTTGGAGAGCTGCCATCTACTGTTATTTGGTACTTGTTGCTGTATTTGCAATATTGAATTTTTGGTTAGGTGACAAACAAGAAACCAAAGTCAATAAATCTATCAAGGAACAGTTTAGTAAAGTGTCTCACAATGAAAAACTGTGGTTTCTCAGTTTGTTCTATTTCATCACTTTTGGATCGTTTGTCGCCTTTACGGTCTATTTACCGAATTTTTTTGTTAATCAATTTGATCTGGATAAAGTGGATGCTGGATTACGAACAGCTGGCTTTATTGTTCTAGCAACACTATTAAGACCTGTCGGAGGTATTCTTTCAGACAAGTTGAACCCTTTCATGGTGCTCATGTTTGTGTTCGGTGGGCTAACCTTATCTGGTATTTTATTATCTTTTAACTTGAGTATGGTGCTATTCACGATTGGGTGTTTGGCTGTAGCAGTGTTTAGTGGGATTGGTAATGGGGCTGTATTTAAGCTTGTCCCACAATACTTTTCCAAACAGAGTGGCATAGTCAACGGGATTGTAGCTGCAGCTGGAGGTTTAGGAGGTTTCTTTCCACCCTTAATGTTGACTTCACTATACGGATTAACTGGACATTATTCTATTGGCTTCATGGCTCTTTCTGAGGCTGCTCTTGCAAGTCTAGTGATCGTATTCTGGATGTTCTTCCAAGCTAAAATACAACTATCTAATGACATTATTGAATCAACTGCTGATGCGGTTATGGTGACAAATGACAAGAGTATCATCATTTCTGTGAATCATGCTTTCACTCAAATTACAGGTTATTCGCAAGCTGAAGTCTTGGGTAAGACAGCTAATATCCTTAGCTCGGGTCAACATGATCACACTTTTTATGAATCTTTCTGGAAGCAATTACTAGAAAAAGGGCATTGGCAGGGAGAGATTATAAATAAGCATGCTGATGGACATCTATTTCAAGAATGGCTGACGGTTAGTGTAATCAAAGATGATCAAGATATGGTAAAAAACTATGTGGCCATATTCAGTGATATTTCAAAGAAAAAGGAGTGA
- a CDS encoding hemerythrin domain-containing protein: MSGPALRNVDSHSSIHEAALEEAKELTELLGQFLMKNELDKALDVAYIIIEHWETRTLQHATSEEEGLYKETVESKPELRDSITSLTRDHDLMRYLAGEIRELLASEGISDKILQRFHALILIDLMHNRDELKMIGEELEESSHESDEAV, encoded by the coding sequence ATGTCAGGACCTGCCTTAAGAAATGTAGATAGTCATTCTTCGATCCATGAAGCCGCTCTCGAAGAAGCCAAAGAATTAACCGAGTTATTAGGTCAATTCCTTATGAAGAATGAACTGGATAAGGCTTTAGATGTCGCTTATATTATCATTGAACATTGGGAGACGAGAACACTTCAACACGCAACAAGTGAAGAGGAAGGTTTATATAAAGAGACGGTAGAGTCCAAGCCAGAATTAAGGGATTCGATCACATCCTTAACTAGGGACCATGATCTCATGAGATACCTAGCTGGAGAGATTAGGGAATTACTAGCTAGTGAAGGTATTAGTGATAAGATTCTGCAACGATTTCACGCTTTAATACTAATTGATTTGATGCATAACCGAGATGAACTAAAGATGATTGGAGAAGAATTGGAGGAATCGTCGCATGAATCTGATGAAGCTGTCTAG
- a CDS encoding nitrate reductase subunit alpha gives MSSKQNRLLQSLKHLKRGEKFNDGWSEETVKPRNWEDLYRGRWQHDNVVRSTHGVNCTGSCSWKVFVKDGIITWETQQTDYPTTGPDFPEYEPRGCPRGASFSWYTYSPVRVKYPYIRGDLLELWRSETKQGHDPVTAWSNIVNDPSKRELYVKARGRGGLVRASWEEACQIIAASCIHTIKAYGPDRIVGFSPIPAMSMVSYAAGTRFLSLIGGSILSFYDWYADLPPASPQIWGEQTDVPESGDWYNAKYFIIWGTNLPQTRTPDAHFMVEARYNGTKVVGVSPDYAEYEKFADIWLPAKAGTDGALAMAMTHVVLKEFYVDQQTPYFQDYVKKFTDLPFLVLLNEENGSIRSDRFLRASDLNHDLELAEWKTLVWDSLTEAPYVPNGSQGFRWDKGSKWNLDLEKDDGTVIQPVLTFIDASQEVLLVDFPYFAEQEGEIVQRGVPVKHIQSESGEILKVATVYDLMLAHVGINRDLIGDYPIDYNDVKPYTPAWQEGITGVKKAHVIQVAREFAENAAKTGGKSMIAMGGGTNHWYHSDQIYRAILNLVLLTGSQGVNGGGWAHYVGQEKVRPLEGWQQVAFAGDWTKPSRLMNGTSFFYFATEQFRYEAHVNEEQQTPWGGRYNHMHPADVNALSVRLGWLPSFPQFSQNSIDLVREARKNGAKTDEEATQYIANQAAKDEIQWSIEHPNDPRNFPRVFFNWRSNLLGDSGKGHEYFAKHLIGADNQVMTDTTHSWKPKDVHTDEVPPEGKTDLFISMDFRMTSSGLFSDIVLPAATWYEKFDLSSTDMHPFVHPFNPAISPPWQAKSDWDTFREIAKVFSEMAEKHLPATEDVVMSPLAHDTPNEIAQVHGKIKDWRKGETPAIPGKTMPTFQIVQRDYPNIYQKMITIGPNIKNGYTVKGVTIPGEKVYGQLIERLGVSRNDGVGKGYPNLYTDKQAIEAILLMSGATNGQRAVEGWKSMEAKTGKKLTGIAEPREEDAYTLQDITIQPRQAISAPVWSGLEKDNRRYSPFTLNTEYSIPWRTLTGRQSFYLDHEMILDFGEALPLYLPPLEHVPFLRGEKEVPNTGKSIAIRYLTPHQKWGIHTMFTETNQMSTLFRGWQVVWMNEKDAASIDIKDNDWIELYNRNGVVVARAVTTYRIPEGIAYMYHAQDRTMGVPGTAINKKRGGTHNSVTRITVKPTHMIGGYSQLSYGFNYYGPTGNQRDTITIIRPLKEVDWLED, from the coding sequence GTGAGCAGCAAACAGAACAGATTACTGCAATCCTTAAAGCATCTAAAACGTGGAGAGAAATTTAACGACGGCTGGTCTGAGGAGACAGTTAAACCAAGAAACTGGGAAGATCTTTATCGTGGACGTTGGCAACATGATAATGTTGTTCGCTCAACTCATGGTGTTAACTGTACGGGATCCTGCAGCTGGAAGGTCTTTGTGAAAGATGGCATCATCACTTGGGAAACGCAACAAACCGATTATCCAACAACAGGTCCTGATTTCCCTGAATATGAACCGCGTGGATGTCCACGTGGTGCCAGCTTTTCTTGGTATACCTATAGTCCTGTAAGAGTGAAATATCCCTACATCCGTGGCGATCTTTTAGAATTATGGCGATCTGAAACGAAACAAGGTCATGATCCCGTAACAGCTTGGTCGAATATTGTAAACGACCCTAGTAAGAGAGAGCTTTATGTGAAAGCTAGAGGTAGAGGGGGACTTGTGAGAGCAAGTTGGGAAGAGGCGTGTCAGATCATTGCCGCATCTTGCATTCATACAATCAAAGCATATGGCCCTGACCGTATTGTTGGATTCAGTCCAATCCCTGCTATGTCCATGGTAAGTTATGCTGCAGGTACCCGCTTTTTATCATTAATCGGAGGTTCCATTCTGAGTTTCTATGATTGGTATGCCGATTTACCACCTGCTTCACCGCAAATATGGGGAGAACAAACCGACGTTCCTGAGAGTGGGGACTGGTATAATGCTAAGTATTTCATCATTTGGGGAACGAATTTACCTCAAACGCGTACACCAGATGCCCATTTCATGGTAGAAGCACGTTATAACGGGACAAAAGTAGTCGGTGTCAGCCCTGACTATGCGGAATATGAGAAATTTGCTGATATTTGGCTACCAGCTAAAGCAGGAACTGATGGAGCATTAGCGATGGCCATGACTCATGTCGTTCTTAAGGAATTTTATGTAGATCAGCAGACTCCTTACTTTCAAGACTATGTCAAAAAGTTCACCGACCTACCCTTCTTAGTTCTGCTTAACGAAGAGAATGGTAGCATTCGTTCAGATCGTTTCCTGCGTGCATCAGATCTTAATCACGATTTGGAACTAGCAGAGTGGAAAACACTTGTGTGGGATTCGTTAACAGAAGCTCCCTATGTCCCTAACGGGAGTCAAGGTTTTCGCTGGGATAAAGGAAGTAAGTGGAATCTCGATCTAGAAAAAGATGATGGTACGGTTATTCAACCTGTATTAACATTTATTGATGCTTCGCAAGAAGTCCTATTAGTAGACTTCCCATATTTCGCTGAACAAGAGGGAGAGATCGTCCAACGCGGCGTTCCAGTTAAACATATTCAAAGTGAATCAGGCGAAATTCTTAAGGTAGCTACTGTGTATGACTTAATGTTGGCTCATGTGGGTATCAACCGAGACTTAATCGGAGATTATCCAATCGATTATAATGACGTCAAACCTTACACACCGGCTTGGCAAGAAGGTATTACTGGTGTGAAGAAGGCACATGTTATTCAGGTTGCTAGAGAGTTTGCCGAGAATGCAGCCAAAACAGGTGGGAAATCCATGATTGCTATGGGTGGGGGAACGAATCACTGGTATCATAGTGATCAAATTTATCGTGCTATTCTAAATTTGGTTCTGTTGACTGGATCACAAGGTGTCAATGGTGGTGGCTGGGCTCACTATGTTGGACAAGAGAAGGTTCGACCACTCGAAGGCTGGCAACAGGTAGCTTTTGCTGGGGACTGGACTAAACCCTCAAGATTAATGAATGGTACATCATTCTTCTACTTTGCAACCGAACAGTTCCGTTACGAAGCACATGTTAATGAGGAACAACAGACGCCATGGGGTGGACGTTATAATCATATGCATCCTGCTGATGTCAATGCTTTGTCAGTGCGGCTAGGTTGGTTACCGTCATTTCCTCAATTCTCTCAGAACTCGATCGATCTCGTACGTGAAGCAAGAAAGAATGGTGCGAAGACGGATGAGGAAGCCACCCAATATATTGCGAATCAGGCAGCTAAAGATGAAATACAATGGTCTATTGAGCATCCGAATGATCCGCGCAATTTCCCGCGTGTCTTCTTTAACTGGCGTTCTAATCTCTTAGGAGACAGTGGAAAAGGCCATGAATATTTCGCCAAACATTTAATTGGTGCCGATAATCAAGTCATGACGGATACGACACATTCATGGAAACCGAAAGATGTCCACACTGATGAGGTTCCACCTGAAGGGAAAACAGACCTCTTCATAAGCATGGATTTCCGCATGACGAGTTCCGGACTCTTCTCGGATATCGTGTTACCTGCTGCGACATGGTATGAAAAGTTTGATTTGAGTAGCACTGATATGCATCCATTCGTTCATCCATTTAACCCAGCCATATCTCCTCCATGGCAGGCTAAAAGTGATTGGGATACTTTCCGAGAAATTGCCAAGGTATTCTCTGAAATGGCTGAGAAGCATCTACCCGCAACAGAAGATGTCGTCATGTCACCACTTGCACATGATACACCAAATGAAATAGCACAAGTACACGGTAAAATAAAGGATTGGCGCAAAGGGGAAACTCCTGCTATTCCGGGAAAAACGATGCCGACGTTTCAAATTGTCCAGCGGGATTATCCAAACATCTATCAGAAGATGATTACAATTGGTCCGAACATCAAGAACGGATATACAGTCAAAGGCGTAACCATTCCAGGCGAGAAGGTATATGGACAACTTATTGAACGACTGGGTGTCTCAAGAAATGATGGGGTTGGTAAAGGATATCCTAATTTATATACGGATAAACAGGCGATAGAAGCAATACTACTGATGTCCGGTGCCACGAATGGTCAAAGAGCCGTAGAAGGATGGAAGTCTATGGAGGCTAAGACGGGTAAGAAATTAACCGGAATTGCAGAGCCACGCGAAGAAGATGCTTATACACTCCAAGATATAACGATTCAGCCACGTCAGGCAATATCTGCTCCAGTATGGAGTGGATTAGAAAAGGATAATCGGCGGTATTCTCCATTTACCCTTAACACGGAGTATAGCATTCCTTGGAGAACATTAACGGGTAGGCAAAGTTTCTATCTAGATCACGAGATGATATTGGACTTCGGTGAAGCTCTTCCACTATATTTACCGCCGTTGGAACACGTACCCTTCCTCCGAGGAGAGAAGGAAGTCCCTAACACTGGTAAATCGATAGCTATAAGATATTTGACTCCTCATCAGAAATGGGGAATTCACACCATGTTCACGGAAACCAACCAAATGTCTACACTATTTCGTGGCTGGCAGGTTGTCTGGATGAATGAGAAAGATGCTGCTTCGATTGACATCAAAGATAATGACTGGATCGAATTGTATAACCGGAATGGTGTTGTCGTAGCAAGAGCGGTTACAACTTATCGCATACCCGAAGGTATTGCTTATATGTATCATGCACAGGATCGAACCATGGGTGTCCCCGGTACTGCGATTAATAAGAAGCGGGGGGGTACGCATAACAGTGTGACCAGAATTACGGTGAAACCAACGCATATGATTGGTGGATATTCACAACTTAGTTATGGGTTTAATTATTATGGGCCTACAGGCAATCAGAGAGATACCATTACGATTATCAGACCACTGAAGGAGGTAGACTGGCTTGAGGATTAA
- a CDS encoding DNA alkylation repair protein, which yields MAEPLKDIYHETFLSQFGEKVKAAYDEFNIEAFVNDTLDHGWDELKLKERIRRITHTLGKHLPESYDEALKVLFRIDESCVGFPYLFFPDFVEVYGQAEEHWELSMNALERFTCRSSAEFAVRPFILRSPERMMQQMVAWAQHPNEHVRRLASEGCRPRLPWGQALTIYKKDPAPLLPVLELLKEDPALYVRKSVANNLNDIAKDHPAVVLDTARRWMGHHSDTDWIIRHGCRTLIRKAHPEILSLFGYGTTDVDESLITYAHLSAEPSILSIGDSCELSYELHILEGEPVRIRIEYGIDFVKARGQTSRKLFLLSDKIVAGGAQLKGTRTHHWADLSTRRHYPGEHRITLTLNGVEVAHTVIQLH from the coding sequence ATGGCTGAACCATTAAAAGATATTTATCATGAAACGTTTCTAAGTCAATTTGGGGAAAAAGTGAAAGCAGCATATGATGAATTCAACATAGAAGCATTTGTTAACGATACATTAGATCATGGCTGGGATGAACTTAAATTAAAAGAACGAATTCGCAGGATTACCCATACACTCGGGAAGCATCTACCTGAAAGTTATGATGAAGCATTAAAAGTGTTATTTAGGATTGATGAATCTTGTGTCGGATTTCCATACCTGTTTTTTCCGGATTTCGTAGAAGTATATGGTCAAGCAGAGGAACATTGGGAACTATCTATGAATGCTTTAGAACGATTCACTTGTAGATCATCTGCAGAATTTGCTGTTAGACCGTTTATATTAAGATCGCCAGAGAGAATGATGCAACAGATGGTAGCTTGGGCGCAGCATCCTAATGAGCATGTCCGTCGTCTGGCAAGTGAAGGATGTCGTCCCCGCCTACCGTGGGGGCAGGCGCTAACTATTTATAAAAAAGATCCCGCTCCGTTGTTGCCAGTATTAGAGTTGCTTAAGGAGGATCCCGCGCTCTATGTTCGTAAGAGCGTGGCGAACAATCTTAACGATATTGCCAAAGATCATCCAGCGGTTGTACTTGATACGGCTCGTCGTTGGATGGGTCATCATTCAGATACAGATTGGATCATTCGGCATGGCTGTCGTACCTTGATCCGTAAAGCACATCCGGAGATTCTTTCGTTATTCGGATATGGAACAACAGATGTTGATGAGTCTTTGATCACATATGCTCACTTATCTGCAGAGCCGTCTATACTATCGATAGGTGATTCTTGTGAACTTAGCTATGAACTTCATATTCTTGAAGGTGAACCTGTACGAATTCGTATTGAATATGGGATCGACTTTGTAAAAGCGAGGGGACAGACTTCACGTAAGCTCTTTCTACTCTCAGATAAGATTGTAGCTGGTGGTGCACAGTTGAAGGGAACTCGTACACATCATTGGGCTGACCTGTCAACAAGACGTCATTATCCAGGAGAACATCGAATCACGCTGACCTTGAACGGGGTAGAAGTCGCACATACAGTCATTCAACTTCATTAA
- the narJ gene encoding nitrate reductase molybdenum cofactor assembly chaperone: MNEEQRLILAIVSRVVGYPDDAFFDEKDDLLQTIQDEIQQEDVKDRLLEALEPLYKLSLQVLREAYVTTFDWTESTGLYLTAHELGDSRDRGAALILLQHIIADAGFELADGELADYMPALYELIAVAPDNVHLKAIQLRLSVATHRIAKNLPQDHPYKSTYKLIVSDVLGEPTAEDIQKLEQSREHTDMEDMPYPILYGMDGMAKTDNPNNPMSNMKMCQ; the protein is encoded by the coding sequence TTGAATGAAGAACAACGCTTGATCTTAGCCATTGTATCGCGTGTTGTCGGATACCCAGACGATGCCTTCTTTGATGAAAAAGACGATTTACTTCAAACGATCCAAGATGAAATTCAGCAAGAAGATGTCAAAGATCGGTTGCTTGAAGCATTAGAACCTCTATATAAACTATCTCTCCAAGTGCTTAGAGAAGCATATGTAACGACATTTGATTGGACGGAAAGTACGGGACTTTACTTAACCGCACATGAACTTGGAGACAGTAGAGATCGAGGAGCTGCCCTCATTCTCCTACAACACATCATCGCTGATGCTGGATTCGAACTAGCTGATGGGGAGTTGGCTGATTATATGCCAGCTCTTTATGAATTAATTGCTGTTGCTCCTGATAATGTTCATTTAAAGGCGATTCAGCTTCGCCTCTCAGTCGCAACCCATCGGATTGCAAAGAATCTACCTCAGGATCATCCTTATAAATCTACTTACAAGTTAATTGTTAGTGATGTATTAGGTGAACCTACAGCCGAAGACATACAGAAGTTGGAGCAATCGAGGGAACATACGGATATGGAAGATATGCCATATCCTATCTTGTATGGTATGGATGGTATGGCCAAAACAGATAACCCTAATAACCCTATGTCTAACATGAAAATGTGTCAATGA
- the narI gene encoding respiratory nitrate reductase subunit gamma codes for MADIFWWVIFPYITLAIMIVGLLYQFAFRQMTWTAPSTEIFEKKWLRIGSRMFHWGIIFAFGGHVMGVLIPRGVYEALGVSDELYHLFAIIGGGIAGLMVVAGLIFLLIRRITNNRVRMHANFGDYFAVIMLLIIAGMGTYMTLIYNTTVTSYEYRTTIGPWFRSLFIFQPEYQLMSDVPLLFQIHIIVAFLLFASIPFTMLVHMFSFPARYPARAPLQYRSRSRYKKRT; via the coding sequence ATGGCTGATATCTTTTGGTGGGTCATCTTTCCATATATCACTTTAGCCATTATGATCGTAGGGCTACTGTACCAATTCGCCTTTCGCCAGATGACATGGACAGCACCATCCACAGAGATTTTTGAGAAAAAGTGGCTTCGAATCGGTTCTAGGATGTTCCATTGGGGAATTATATTTGCCTTTGGCGGTCATGTTATGGGTGTGTTAATCCCCCGTGGCGTGTACGAGGCCCTTGGTGTATCAGATGAGTTATATCATCTATTCGCTATAATAGGTGGCGGAATAGCTGGCTTAATGGTTGTTGCAGGACTTATTTTCCTACTCATTCGGAGAATAACGAATAACCGTGTACGCATGCATGCCAACTTTGGCGATTACTTCGCAGTAATCATGCTTCTAATCATTGCTGGGATGGGAACGTATATGACTCTTATTTATAATACTACCGTTACCTCCTACGAATATCGAACTACAATAGGCCCATGGTTTAGGAGTTTGTTCATCTTTCAACCAGAATACCAATTGATGAGTGATGTTCCGCTCCTTTTCCAAATACACATTATCGTTGCTTTTCTATTATTCGCCTCAATTCCCTTTACAATGTTGGTGCATATGTTTTCCTTTCCTGCGCGTTACCCGGCACGTGCACCATTGCAATACCGATCAAGATCTCGTTATAAAAAAAGAACCTAA